The Streptomyces sp. SS1-1 genome has a segment encoding these proteins:
- a CDS encoding NADH:flavin oxidoreductase/NADH oxidase, with protein MSALFEPYALRDLTIPNRVWMAPMCQYSAAPEGPDTGAAGDWHFAHYAARATGGTGLILTEATAVHPDGRITPYDLGIWNDRQVAALRRITDFLRTQGTVPGIQLAHAGRKASTGRPWEGGKALGADAYGWQPVAPSAIAFAEESPVPSELTVAEIQDVVRHFEDAARRALAAGFDVAEVHGAHGYLINEFLSPHSNRRTDEYGGSYENRTRLALQVVDAVRAVWPDDKPVFFRISATDWLGEDGWTDDDTVRFAADLHAHGVDLLDVSTGGNAPDVRIPVGPGYQVPFAARVKAETPLPVAAVGLITDTEQAEKILANGEADAVLLGRELLRNPSWARHAARELGAGVHVPDQYHRSV; from the coding sequence GTGAGCGCGCTCTTCGAGCCCTACGCCCTGCGCGACCTGACGATCCCCAACCGCGTGTGGATGGCACCCATGTGCCAGTACTCGGCCGCGCCGGAGGGCCCCGACACGGGCGCCGCCGGGGACTGGCACTTCGCGCACTACGCCGCCCGCGCGACCGGCGGCACGGGCCTGATCCTCACCGAGGCCACCGCCGTCCACCCCGACGGCCGGATCACCCCGTACGACCTGGGCATCTGGAACGACCGGCAGGTCGCGGCGCTGCGCCGGATCACCGACTTCCTGCGGACCCAGGGCACCGTGCCGGGCATCCAGCTCGCCCACGCCGGGCGCAAGGCGTCGACCGGACGCCCCTGGGAGGGCGGCAAGGCCCTGGGAGCGGACGCGTACGGCTGGCAGCCGGTGGCGCCCAGCGCGATCGCCTTCGCCGAGGAGTCCCCGGTGCCGAGCGAGCTGACCGTCGCCGAGATCCAGGACGTCGTACGGCACTTCGAGGACGCCGCGCGCCGCGCCCTGGCGGCCGGCTTCGACGTCGCCGAGGTGCACGGCGCGCACGGCTACCTGATCAACGAGTTCCTCTCCCCGCACTCCAACCGCCGCACCGACGAGTACGGCGGTTCCTACGAGAACCGCACCCGGCTCGCCCTGCAGGTGGTGGACGCCGTCCGTGCGGTGTGGCCGGACGACAAGCCGGTGTTCTTCCGGATCTCGGCGACCGACTGGCTGGGCGAGGACGGCTGGACCGACGACGACACGGTCCGCTTCGCCGCCGATCTGCACGCCCACGGCGTCGACCTGCTCGACGTCTCCACCGGCGGCAACGCCCCGGACGTCCGGATCCCCGTCGGTCCCGGCTACCAGGTGCCGTTCGCCGCGCGGGTCAAGGCCGAGACTCCCCTGCCGGTCGCGGCGGTGGGGCTGATCACCGACACCGAGCAGGCCGAGAAGATCCTCGCGAACGGCGAGGCGGACGCCGTCCTCCTCGGCCGTGAGCTGCTGCGCAACCCCTCCTGGGCGCGTCACGCGGCCCGCGAGCTGGGCGCCGGCGTGCACGTGCCCGACCAGTACCACCGGTCGGTCTGA
- a CDS encoding ArsR/SmtB family transcription factor has product MTTPAVSSRDLPHPAREEIRLEGVLHALSDPMRLRIVRELATVGMELSCSHFDLPVTKSTTTHHFRVLRESGVIRQIYRGTAKMNGLRADDLDVLFPGLLDALLDAAGRQAARLGEGRA; this is encoded by the coding sequence GTGACCACCCCCGCCGTCAGCAGCCGCGACCTGCCGCACCCGGCGCGCGAGGAGATCCGCCTCGAAGGCGTGCTGCACGCCCTGTCCGACCCGATGCGCCTGCGGATCGTGCGCGAGCTCGCGACCGTCGGCATGGAGCTGTCGTGCTCGCACTTCGACCTGCCCGTCACCAAGTCCACGACCACGCACCACTTCCGGGTGCTGCGCGAGAGCGGTGTGATCCGGCAGATCTACCGGGGCACGGCGAAGATGAACGGCCTGCGCGCGGACGACCTGGACGTCCTCTTCCCCGGCCTGCTCGACGCCCTCCTGGACGCGGCGGGGCGGCAGGCCGCGCGGCTCGGCGAGGGCCGCGCCTGA